A window of Henckelia pumila isolate YLH828 unplaced genomic scaffold, ASM3356847v2 CTG_477:::fragment_1, whole genome shotgun sequence genomic DNA:
TACATATGACAATATCTGTTTTTATGGCACAACAGATTCATCCAAGAGGGGGCTATTGGACTGGCTCAAACGTTTCACTATTATCGAAGGGATTGCTCAAGGACTTCTATATCTGCACAAGTACTCGCGCCTGACGATAGTTCATCGAGACCTGAAGTCTGGTAACATATTACTCGATGAAGATATGACTCCCAAGATTTCTGATTTCGGTCTGGCAAGAATCTTTAAGCAAAGTACCAGTGAAGCCAACACGGAAAGGCGAGTTGGGACCTAGTAAGAAACATATGATCATCCCTCTGTAccattattttttaagtttctTTGTTTTCCAGATTTTGATAGAATTCTCTGCATTTGTAGTGGCTATATGGCACCTGAGTATGCAATGCAGGGGATATTTTCTTTGAAATCGGACGTTTACAGTTTCGGAGTTCTTGTTCTTGAGATTGTGAGCGGCAGGAAAAACAACAGCTTCCACGACATTCAAGGTCCTCTAAATCTTGTGGAACATGTAAGCCTTTTTTACCATCGATTTTGCTATAGTTTCTGCTGAATGCAACCACCAACTAGCTAATTTTATCATTCTTCAGGCTTGGGAGCTATGGAGCAATGATTCTGCTGTAGAACTGATGGATCCAACACTGAGGGGTTCATGCAATATTCAACAACTACTCAGATGCATTCACATCGGCCTTTTGTGCGTCGAGAATCGCGCGGTTGACCGGCCGAGCATCGAGGATGTTATATCCATGTTGAAGAATGAAATGAAGGATACTCCCATGCCCAAGAATCCAGCTTTCATCACGAGGGATAGTGTGATTGAGTTGAATAAGAAGATATCACTACAAAATAACTACTCTGTCAATGAAATCTCACTCACTCAAACAGAACAAGGAAGATAAATTCTTCATTTAAATTGGTATTGCAATTTGTTgacttttaattttagttaggAATTATTATTTGTAAAAGGTGTTGATTCAGAGAGGGACACATAAGTGATTTTCttgttaaaaatataataaattagtaaattcaataataataaaaaaaaactttaattaCTTTTCTTAATTCATAAGAATAGATTAAGGAACCCATAAAGTGTGTCAaaagtaaaatatatatataaaaaaaattgacaaaaatgttttattttactatttattgTGCAATTCTAGATGTGTCAAAATTTAATACGAACCAaattgacaaaaaaatattgGATTAGGTTGACATTTTTGGGTTAAAGTCAGATCTAATTGGACCCGAAAAATTAATTAtgtaataattatatttttaaataaaaatttatttttattttttaagtttttaatgtataattaaatacacataaaaatattcaatttgatttaaatacatGATAACAAATCTCgcttaaatataatttaaatgtgAAGGAATAattgtaaaaaattttaaatataaaaacaacacaaactaaaaacatattttttaaaaaacaaatttttttaaaaataattaatatatgatgaAACTTTATGAAACAATACACAAAAAAGTTCTTTCcaacatacaatatataaaaaaatatttcaatatttcttaattctataaataatttttaaaaaaatttagtcaTCTAGGGTAAACCAAATCTAACCCAacccgattaatttttttagGTTCAAATTGATATGATCCAAAGACAAAAAATTCAACTCAATTTTGACATCATAAAActatacaataaataataacatcaaaaaataatatttccatTCAGAATAGGACTCTTTTGAGACGATTTCACAGATCTTTATCCATGATACAGTCAACCCTACCAATgtttacaataaaaagtaatatttttggcataaaatataatattttttcataagtGACCCAAATAAGAtaccgtctcacaaaattgacccttaagaccgtctcataggagtttttatctttcattaaagttttttttttttgcggtATAAAAGCAATTCTGGGTTgaatagaaataatttttttaaaaattttgagatatttcttaatttaataGAATGTATAACCTTTTATGTAGAACTTTATGTATACATAACATTATCCTAACAATTTAACAAATAaggaaattcaaaaaattaaatattcctttcaaaacTGAATTAATTAGAATTAGAAGTAACTAATTATCAAGAcggaaattcaagaaattaaataGTCCTTTAATTAGAAGTCGTCATCATCCTAGTAGTAATTGTAATCCTCCTTTTGATTGCCATCATCAATGTTTGTTCTCCTCTTCTTTCTCATTGTCTCCACCTGTTTAAGGGTCTTTTTCAATCTGGAGATGGATTTGAATCCTTACAAAGGACATGCTGAATTTTATGGCTGCAATCCCATGAATCACAAATTTTATGGCTGCAAACACATTTAAACATATGCCAAAGCAAAAGCAATTTCATACAAGAACAGCTAATAAGAGCCTTAAAGCTGATTGAAGATGGCTATGGGCAATTACCTTTCGATCATTTAAGCTTCAATAATTGGTGGAAATTCGCTCTTGTCATGCGAGAATGGATTAAGATCTATATACCTTCTCAAATTACCAATCAAAAACTTATGTTGTGCCATCATGTTactatattttgaaaatatctCTTTATGCTCCCTGCAAGTGTAGAAACAACAATTCAAATTCAATTTTTCAGAAGAAGGAATTTCAGAAGAAGGATAAGGTGTTATAGAAAAAATTTAAACTGTCGAGAGGCAATAGCCTCCCTAAAATGATTAAATGATTTTCTTCTGATGCACACACCATTAATTCTTTCGCAAAAATCTCAATGGCGTAGATCGAATGAAATATTACTCACATAGTTGGCACATGCAAGGACATGTACAGGTATCGAAACACAGGATTTGATAACTTTGAAATAAGGCATACCTGACAAGGTTTTCAAAAACTTTCTGCTTCATAATCTCCGTGAAAATTGTCTTTGATTCATTACTATCATTTATGTTTAAAAATCGACTTAGATATCCCTCAACTTCTTCCCACTCGCCCGCTTGCACTTGATCTTCAAAGTATTTTATCTTCTGTCGCCAAAGTAAACGAAAATATCTGCTCATTATCAGAGCACGCCAACTTTTGCACACGGCTTTGAATCTCATCAGAGATTTTGAAGGTAAACGTAGTAGAATTTCGGAGAGGAAATCGACGTTATTAGATAATAAAGAGATATCGGCACGTAGTTTTCCAGAATCTCCCTCGGCCGCCATAGATCGATGTTGTTTCAGCCTTCcttccattatatatatatatatatatatgtatattatacTTACCAAACAGAGATTTTATTTGTCAAAACACAAGAGGAGATATATTGTTTGTTTTAAAATTGGAATTTTGAGATTATCTTTTCTCATATATAACATTATCTTTTGCTAAAATATTGATAAACCATTGCGTGTTTCCTGTATTTTTATTAACCTCACATATCTTATTCAATTTCGGACTATTGATTACTATATATCCTACGACGATCTGTTCTCCTGTTCTACTATTTCCATAATATCCTCTGGCAACATAGATTTTGTGTATGTTCAATATAATCTACGATCTATTATATCTATCTATCTTCAGACGGTTTATTGCGGGGGATGCGGTGGTGCTGTGGTgtcgttttattttttttattttttatttttttattttttttataatattttgatttttcctTATTTGTCTttcgttttctttttttttttttccttttttttaataCAGTTTAGTTTTTTATATTGTCAATTTTTTtggatcaattttttttttataatttatctttttacaatatataatataaataatacaccaattgattaaatatatcaatatagaaacaaaaataaataattatatgttttactccaaaaataaataactatatgTTTGGTAACAAAATAATTAGAAAAAAACTGAAATGCAAATGTTAAAAAAATCGAACGTTttctatttaaatattttcattccatgttgtaaattttttaaaaaggaaTAGAACAGAAAAAGGAATAATCAAACAATCGAGTAAAAATGAAACACAAACCATGTCTTCCTCCCAAAAGAAAGAGAAACAAAATGCCAAAAAAAAAgtccaaaaaattaaataaaaccaataaaatatatataaaaaataggctaaaaaatttttaaatgaaaatttttaaagggaagaaaagaaagatgaaaactaaaagcccaaaaaactaaattttaaataatatatattttttaaagaagAAAATTGTGTAGTAGTGCAAAAACTATCAATATACAAGTATAAATTATAACAAGAAAATTACGCAATAAAATTTGGCATGATAAAACGAAACTACAAACGTGCATATTTTTTACCGTTGGAACAACTAATATTCAAGTcggaaataaattaataaataaagcttttttattatttttcatggtTTAATCATGAAGAAAGATAATTTAATGAAGGTGTTAGCATTTTTTTCATCAAACAACGATGAATTCAAAATAAGTAAATTATCCATTAACTTTCGAGATAAAAGATTACTTACGAAACCAAAATGAGGCGTAAAATGTTCATTGTGGGATTGGACGTGTTTAATTTGTTAGAAAATTACTAATTTGAGTCGATATTAAACCAAGGAAATCACTTATATAAGTCCCAGAGTTACCATCTtttacaaataataataataattaaacatatGCATACGTACAAATAAGTACTTTTTTttatctaaaatatatttttatatttttgcatAACATAACGAAcctttatataaaatataataagattctagtaatttatatttaatattatgtttttattattaatttattattttttattttatctaaaaaatagTATGATAGTCATGAGATAAGATTATTTTTGACAGAAAAAATTGTATGATATAATATACACAAGTAGTTACTGCATGTATGTctcaataataatattatagtaCAGATGCTTAACTAATTTTAAAACAGTGGAATGAAAATTCAACAAATTGTAAGACTGatttaaactcaaaatttatcttCCTTCTTGTGTTTAAGTGAGTGAGATTTCATTGAAAGAATAGTAATTTTGTAGTGATATCTTGTTCTTCAACTCAATCACACTAATTTTGTAGGGCTTCTGTTTTTGGGCACAACTCTGTTCCTTCTGCTAAGATTTAGGCGAGGAATGATTCGATTTCATTTTTATTCGAATGTCAAATTATCTGTACAATTTAAAAAACGGTTGACCCCGAAGTGGACCCcatcccacatgagtcagaggcccattggctcatgcggggtTAAATCTAGGGATGTGCACAAGTAGGCAGAGACATGAGGGAGGGAACAACATTGTccaacccccagagcatacccccaaatatttcaatgaggaatatgctccacacgaggatcgaacccgcaacgctggggaatttcttcccacgtcacctcaggccttaTCAACTCGCCTATGCCCTGTGGGCAAATTATCTGTACAATTACATGTATCAGTTGAGGTATCTGTGACTTTAGACTCAATGGAAAAGAACAAAGCACAAAGATAGAGCACAACTTCACTGATACGCAAGCACAATTTTGTTGAGTTAATTTCAAATTTGTCGAGATCTTTATTTCCATTCGGCCTCGATGGTCATCTGATAGGGAGAAAAAGAGAGGAAGAAGTTCAGGAGCTGCTGACGTTAGAGGGATATACTGATACATATGAAGATAGAGGAGCAAAGGGCCATGATCTCAGACTTTTCACATATGCATCTATTCTTGCGGCTACAGATAACTTCTCCTATAAGAATAAACTGGGAGAGGGTGGTTTTGGCCCTGTTTATAAGGTATAACAAAATAATTACTTTGTTTCTTTGAATATTAATTGAACATTCTTGATTAAAAATTATCTTCTAGAGGATGCATCCCTCATTTGGTGTCatgttttttaataaaaattttgttacaGGGTGTGACACCTGAAGGGCACCACATAGCAGTAAAGGTTCTGTCGCGAAGCTCGGGACAGGGATTGCTCGAGTTTAAAAACGAGCTAATACTTATTTCGAAACTGCAACATGTCAACCTTGTGAAACTAATAGGTTTCTCCATTCATGGAAATGATAAAATTATAGTATATGACTACATGCCTAACAAGAGTCTCGACTGTTTTCTCTTCGGTATGTAACTTTTCCTTTCCTAGTATCAATTAAAGAACGGCAGATTTAGATACCTAGTACATATGACAATATCTGTTTTTATGGCACAACAGATTCATCCAAGAGGGGGCTATTGGACTGGCTCAAACGTTTCACTATTATCGAAGGGATTGCTCAAGGACTTCTATATCTGCACAAGTACTCGCGCCTGACGATAGTTCATCGAGACCTGAAGTCTGGTAACATATTACTCGATGAAGATATGACTCCCAAGATTTCTGATTTCGGTCTGGCAAGAATCTTTAAGCAAAGTACCAGTGAAGCCAACACGGAAAGGCGAGTTGGGACCTAGTAAGAAACATATGATCATCCCTCTGTAccattattttttaagtttctTTGTTTTCCAGATTTTGATAGAATTCTCTGCATTTGTAGTGGCTATATGGCACCTGAGTATGCAATGCAGGGGATATTTTCTTTGAAATCGGACGTTTACAGTTTCGGAGTTCTTGTTCTTGAGATTGTGAGCGGCAGGAAAAACAACAGCTTCCACGACATTCAAGGTCCTCTAAATCTTGTGGAACATGTAAGCCTTTTTTACCATCGATTTTGCTATAGTTTCTGCTGAATGCAACCACCAACTAGCTAATTTTATCATTCTTCAGGCTTGGGAGCTATGGAGCAATGATTCTGCTGTAGAACTGATGGATCCAACACTGAGGGGTTCATGCAATATTCAACAACTACTCAGATGCATTCACATCGGCCTTTTGTGCGTCGAGAATCGCGCGGTTGACCGGCCGAGCATCGAGGATGTTATATCCATGTTGAAGAATGAAATGAAGGATACTCCCATGCCCAAGAATCCAGCTTTCATCACGAGGGATAGTGTGATTGAGTTGAATAAGAAGATATCACTACAAAATAACTACTCTGTCAATGAAATCTCACTCACTCAAACAGAACAAGGAAGATAAATTCTTCATTTAAATTGGTATTGCAATTTGTTGACTTAGGAATTATTATTTGTAAAAGGTGTTGATTCAGAGAGGGACACATAAGTGGATTTCttgttaaaaatataataaattagtaAATTCaataatagaaataaaaataactttaatTACTTTGCTTAAATCAGTCCACGTGTCGAGAAAAAGTGTGGATCAAAATAAGGTTACTTTCTTGGAAATATTCTTGTTGATGGACTCTTGTTTGAATATTCAAAACAcgtattattataatatatatattcagacCATTCAAAGAAATAAGCGGCCAATGCATTGAGTAATGAGTAACAAGTCCAAGTGaaccaaataaattattttatgacatgTTACAAATGTACTTAATTATTAGACAATATTTAGAAAATTATCTTTAAATATagagtatttttattttgagaaaataGTTGTAATGACCCTTTTACGActtctatttttaaaaatagccttgtttactaaaatttttatgaCATAgctaatttatatatttaaaaatcctAAAATACTCATATTTCTCGTTTTGCTCTCTCttaatttattttgtgtttgaTGTGTAAATTTATTTTACCAATCTTAAAATTGGTAAATTTATATAATTACAATTCGATTTAATTTTGATAAATATCTATTTATGTTAATAATACTATATTCATAAATATTACGAATATTTAGTATTTACTTTAATATTTggttaatttaatataaaaataataaattcattaTACCACCAGGCACCACCACAACAATAGCTATAGTTACTGTTCAtcactaatttatttttattgattttttgttattattatttatttaatatttaaaaatgtagaaaagggaaaaaaaacgaAAGCTTTTTAATTAACGGTCAACTATCTCATACAATATAAGAATTGTTTGTAATTTActatttcttttttaaaaatgctaattttaTCTTCTATTTTACTATTAATTTTGGTAGAAAATTCCTCATCATATATTTAGAATTTTTTGGTATAAATTTtctg
This region includes:
- the LOC140872769 gene encoding uncharacterized protein, with amino-acid sequence MCTRRKREEEVQELLTLEGYTDTYEDRGAKGHDLRLFTYASILAATDNFSYKNKLGEGGFGPVYKGVTPEGHHIAVKVLSRSSGQGLLEFKNELILISKLQHVNLVKLIGFSIHGNDKIIVYDYMPNKSLDCFLFDSSKRGLLDWLKRFTIIEGIAQGLLYLHKYSRLTIVHRDLKSGNILLDEDMTPKISDFGLARIFKQSTSEANTERRVGTYGYMAPEYAMQGIFSLKSDVYSFGVLVLEIVSGRKNNSFHDIQGPLNLVEHAWELWSNDSAVELMDPTLRGSCNIQQLLRCIHIGLLCVENRAVDRPSIEDVISMLKNEMKDTPMPKNPAFITRDSVIELNKKISLQNNYSVNEISLTQTEQGRWRKREEEVQELLTLEGYTDTYEDRGAKGHDLRLFTYASILAATDNFSYKNKLGEGGFGPVYKGVTPEGHHIAVKVLSRSSGQGLLEFKNELILISKLQHVNLVKLIGFSIHGNDKIIVYDYMPNKSLDCFLFDSSKRGLLDWLKRFTIIEGIAQGLLYLHKYSRLTIVHRDLKSGNILLDEDMTPKISDFGLARIFKQSTSEANTERRVGTYGYMAPEYAMQGIFSLKSDVYSFGVLVLEIVSGRKNNSFHDIQGPLNLVEHAWELWSNDSAVELMDPTLRGSCNIQQLLRCIHIGLLCVENRAVDRPSIEDVISMLKNEMKDTPMPKNPAFITRDSVIELNKKISLQNNYSVNEISLTQTEQGR